In Musa acuminata AAA Group cultivar baxijiao chromosome BXJ3-9, Cavendish_Baxijiao_AAA, whole genome shotgun sequence, a single genomic region encodes these proteins:
- the LOC135650071 gene encoding serine/threonine protein phosphatase 2A 59 kDa regulatory subunit B' gamma isoform-like isoform X2: MIKQILNKLPRKPSSKSSAAAADPSLTSSSARASSNPAKKFPGSQPADAVGNGHAADADSFALSLLAYEPLPSFRDVPSSEKPGLFLKKLAMCCVVLDFGDPGRNLREKEVKRQTLLELVDYVVSGGAKFSEAAMQEATRMLATNLFRALPSSNVQRHRSPDGFDGEEEEPAMEPAWPHLQVVYEFLLRFVTSPDTHAKLAKRYIDHSFVLQLLDLFDSEDQREREYLKTILHRVYGKFMVHRPFIRKVINNIFYQFIFESEKHNGIAELLEILGSIINGFALPLKEEHKLFLVRVLIPLHKPKCVVLYHQQLSYCITQFVEKDYKLADTVIRGLLKYWPITNSSKEVMFLGELEEVLELTQVAEFQRCMVPLFRQIGRCLNSSHFQVFRARFAIPYRTGIST; this comes from the exons atgATCAAGCAGATCCTCAACAAGCTGCCCCGCAAACCCTCCTCCaaatcctccgccgccgccgccgacccCTCCCTCACCTCGTCGTCCGCGAGAGCATCCTCGAATCCTGCCAAGAAATTTCCCGGATCGCAACCCGCCGACGCGGTCGGCAACGGCCACGCCGCCGACGCCGACTCCTTCGCCCTCTCCCTCCTCGCCTACGAGCCGCTCCCCAGCTTCCGCGACGTCCCGAGCTCCGAGAAGCCCGGCCTCTTCCTCAAGAAGCTGGCCATGTGCTGCGTCGTCCTCGACTTCGGCGACCCCGGCCGGAACCTCAGGGAGAAGGAAGTGAAGCGGCAGACGCTGCTGGAGCTCGTGGACTACGTCGTCTCCGGCGGCGCCAAGTTCAGCGAGGCCGCCATGCAGGAGGCCACGCGGATGTTGGCCACCAACCTGTTTCGCGCCTTACCGTCGTCTAACGTGCAGCGCCACCGCAGCCCCGACGGGTTCGACGGCGAGGAGGAGGAGCCCGCGATGGAGCCCGCCTGGCCCCACCTTCAGGTCGTCTACGAGTTCCTGCTGCGCTTCGTGACGTCGCCGGACACCCACGCGAAGCTCGCCAAGCGCTACATCGATCACTCCTTCGTGCTGCAGCTGCTCGACCTGTTCGACTCCGAGGACCAGAGGGAGAGGGAGTATCTCAAGACCATACTCCACAGGGTGTATGGCAAATTCATGGTACACCGACCCTTTATCAGGAAGGTCATCAACAACATCTTCTACCAGTTCATCTTTGAGTCCGAGAAGCACAATGGGATTGCCGAGCTGCTGGAGATCTTAGGGAGCATCATAAACGGGTTTGCTTTGCCGCTGAAGGAAGAGCACAAGCTGTTCCTGGTTCGTGTTCTGATACCGCTTCATAAGCCCAAGTGCGTCGTTCTATACCACCAGCAGCTGTCATACTGTATCACACAGTTTGTGGAGAAGGACTATAAGCTGGCAGATACGGTGATCAGAGGATTGTTGAAGTACTGGCCAATAACAAATAGCTCGAAAGAGGTCATGTTTCTTGGTGAACTCGAGGAGGTGTTGGAGTTGACGCAGGTGGCAGAGTTTCAGAGGTGCATGGTGCCCTTGTTCCGACAGATTGGACGCTGTTTAAACAGCTCACATTTCCAG GTCTTcagagcaaggttcgcaataccataccgtaccggtatttcgacctag